A stretch of Candidatus Cloacimonadota bacterium DNA encodes these proteins:
- the ftcD gene encoding glutamate formimidoyltransferase, whose amino-acid sequence MNKIVECVPNFSEGRNKEIIEKISDAVRAVDGVTLLDVDPGEATNRTVFTFVGNPESIKEGAFRAIEASSKLIDMREHSGEHARMGACDVCPFVPVAGVDVDDCVQISKEVGKRVAEELNIPIFLYEHSRTKPDRQNLAVIRKGEYEGMEEKLKDPHWKPDFGEKFNVKSGVTAMGCRDFLIAYNINLNTKSKKIAHDIALDIRETGRILRGENGKPLRDENGEYKRDKGGFVGVKAVGWFIDEYDKAQISMNITNYKASPIHKIFEYVEMDAIKHGVRVTGSELVGLIPKEPVLRAGKYFLEKQHLNEQQYFSAGVGERELVKMAIDTLGLNELTPFDPKEKIIEYTLEKDNQLRNMSIVKFADELSSDSPAPGGGSVAALCGSLSAGLSSMVANLSTKKLSFRKLSETKLERRSTLISLAFQAQEIKDKLLTLIDTDTEAFEKYMDANRLPENSEEEKKMKIEAVEAATQQSTIIPLETMRESFKAIECAKIVAELGMKNALSDAGVSAVCGLTAVKSAYMNVKINLPGINDKQFKKNMLIEAEEILLAAKELATEIEESVMEQIGLD is encoded by the coding sequence ATGAACAAAATCGTTGAATGTGTGCCAAATTTCAGTGAAGGTCGAAATAAAGAGATTATTGAAAAAATATCCGATGCCGTGCGTGCGGTGGATGGTGTTACCCTTTTGGATGTTGATCCCGGAGAAGCAACCAATCGCACCGTGTTTACATTTGTGGGCAATCCGGAAAGCATAAAAGAAGGAGCGTTCCGGGCAATTGAAGCGAGCAGCAAATTGATTGATATGCGAGAACACAGCGGAGAACATGCTCGTATGGGAGCTTGTGATGTCTGCCCGTTTGTGCCGGTAGCCGGTGTGGATGTGGATGATTGCGTGCAAATTTCCAAAGAGGTCGGCAAAAGGGTGGCGGAAGAACTTAATATCCCAATTTTTCTTTATGAACATTCCAGAACAAAGCCGGATCGTCAAAATCTTGCTGTTATCCGCAAGGGCGAATATGAAGGTATGGAAGAAAAACTGAAAGATCCACATTGGAAGCCAGATTTTGGTGAGAAATTTAATGTAAAATCCGGAGTAACAGCGATGGGATGCCGCGATTTCCTCATTGCTTACAACATAAACCTAAACACCAAAAGCAAGAAAATCGCCCACGATATTGCTCTCGATATTAGAGAAACGGGAAGAATTTTGCGGGGAGAAAACGGCAAACCACTTCGCGATGAAAATGGTGAATACAAACGTGATAAAGGTGGATTTGTGGGTGTGAAAGCAGTTGGCTGGTTTATTGATGAATACGATAAAGCTCAAATTTCAATGAATATAACTAACTACAAAGCCAGTCCAATCCACAAGATATTTGAATATGTGGAAATGGATGCGATCAAACATGGCGTGCGAGTTACCGGAAGTGAACTTGTTGGTCTGATTCCAAAAGAACCGGTTCTCCGGGCTGGAAAATATTTTCTCGAAAAACAACATTTGAACGAGCAGCAATATTTTTCTGCCGGTGTAGGAGAAAGAGAATTGGTCAAAATGGCGATTGATACTCTGGGTCTGAATGAACTTACTCCCTTTGACCCCAAAGAAAAAATCATCGAATATACATTGGAAAAAGATAATCAGCTTCGCAACATGAGCATCGTAAAATTTGCTGATGAATTGTCCTCAGATTCACCTGCTCCGGGTGGTGGAAGCGTGGCAGCACTTTGTGGCAGCCTTTCTGCCGGTCTTTCTTCTATGGTTGCGAATCTATCAACGAAAAAACTTTCCTTCCGAAAATTATCCGAAACCAAATTGGAAAGACGTTCAACGCTTATTTCCCTCGCCTTCCAAGCACAGGAAATAAAGGATAAACTCCTCACTCTAATTGATACTGACACGGAAGCATTCGAAAAATATATGGACGCAAACAGGTTGCCTGAAAATTCGGAAGAAGAGAAGAAAATGAAGATTGAAGCAGTTGAAGCAGCTACTCAGCAATCTACAATAATCCCATTGGAAACTATGCGAGAATCTTTCAAAGCCATTGAGTGTGCCAAAATTGTGGCAGAATTGGGAATGAAAAATGCCCTCTCTGATGCCGGCGTGTCAGCCGTTTGCGGTTTGACTGCTGTGAAATCCGCTTATATGAATGTAAAAATCAATCTCCCGGGAATCAATGATAAACAATTCAAAAAGAATATGCTCATCGAAGCAGAAGAGATTTTGTTGGCAGCCAAAGAACTTGCTACTGAAATCGAAGAATCTGTAATGGAGCAAATTGGGTTAGATTGA
- a CDS encoding glucosaminidase domain-containing protein: protein MKHKKIFMTVLFIIVLVFTGIFGFKKFSLNKPKTIEVAPCTSVPDFAKTKTVQEKINLFGNFLKPIANSENNIILSNRVKLKNIEKFHKFNKKNITWLNSKAEYYRINEFSYKNKEDLLKLKNRMDIIPTPIILSQAAIESAWGTSGFAQRGNNLFGMRTLNQKEGFVPKERPKGARFRVAKYSTVNQSVRIYLRTLNTLSEYDNLRVIRENFRKKHEPIDPYILAEGLVNYSGLGEKYVRMVQRTMKHFYNENAPKPSDKMD from the coding sequence ATGAAACATAAAAAAATATTTATGACTGTTTTATTTATCATTGTATTAGTTTTTACAGGAATTTTTGGTTTTAAAAAATTCTCACTAAATAAACCGAAAACAATTGAAGTTGCCCCGTGTACTTCTGTACCAGATTTTGCTAAGACTAAAACTGTTCAAGAAAAGATAAACTTATTTGGGAATTTTCTAAAACCAATCGCAAATTCGGAGAACAATATTATTCTATCAAATAGAGTAAAATTGAAAAATATAGAAAAATTCCACAAATTTAACAAAAAAAATATCACGTGGTTGAATTCAAAAGCAGAATATTATCGAATCAATGAATTTTCATATAAAAATAAAGAGGATTTGCTCAAATTGAAAAATCGGATGGACATCATTCCAACTCCGATAATCTTATCTCAGGCTGCCATTGAATCTGCTTGGGGAACATCCGGTTTTGCCCAACGGGGAAATAACCTTTTTGGGATGCGTACTTTAAATCAAAAAGAGGGATTTGTTCCAAAAGAACGACCAAAAGGAGCAAGATTTAGAGTTGCCAAATATTCTACCGTGAACCAATCCGTAAGAATTTACCTCCGGACACTAAACACGCTTAGTGAGTATGATAATTTACGAGTGATTCGGGAAAATTTTCGAAAAAAACACGAACCGATCGATCCGTATATCCTTGCAGAAGGTTTGGTAAATTATTCCGGCTTAGGTGAAAAATATGTTCGGATGGTTCAAAGAACAATGAAACATTTTTATAATGAAAATGCCCCGAAACCGTCAGATAAAATGGATTGA
- a CDS encoding cold-shock protein yields MEDRVQGTVKWFNNTKGFGFIEQDNGEDVFIHYKSISGTGFRSLKEGQRVEFIIEQGQKGPAAKDVTLV; encoded by the coding sequence ATGGAAGATCGAGTACAAGGTACAGTAAAATGGTTTAATAATACCAAAGGTTTTGGTTTTATTGAGCAAGATAATGGCGAAGATGTTTTTATTCATTACAAATCCATTAGCGGTACAGGCTTTCGTTCCCTCAAAGAAGGACAGCGTGTAGAATTCATCATTGAGCAAGGCCAAAAAGGTCCTGCAGCCAAAGATGTAACACTGGTTTAA